In one window of Candidatus Omnitrophota bacterium DNA:
- the lexA gene encoding transcriptional repressor LexA — protein sequence MTQTQELTSKQRNVLKFIYRKVRDTNLPPTIREIAGEFGFSSTGTVRDYLKALAQKGYVRIAAGKSRAIELVREALFSVPILGKVRAGLGTLAIEEIEGYLDLDSLVFSDEKTFALRVKGDSMIGAGIMPDDLVLVRKQSIAKTGETVVAMVGEEATVKSLRKRDQSYYLEPANPKYDPIPVDDNVSIVGKVISVVRRFP from the coding sequence ATGACACAGACACAAGAGTTGACATCCAAGCAGAGAAACGTTCTCAAATTCATCTACCGGAAGGTCAGGGACACCAACCTTCCACCCACCATCCGGGAAATCGCCGGAGAATTCGGTTTTTCCTCAACCGGCACGGTCCGGGATTACCTGAAAGCCCTTGCGCAGAAAGGTTACGTCAGGATCGCGGCCGGCAAGTCCCGCGCCATTGAACTGGTGCGGGAGGCGCTGTTTTCCGTGCCGATCCTGGGCAAGGTGCGGGCCGGTCTGGGCACGCTGGCGATTGAGGAAATCGAAGGATATCTCGATCTCGACAGCCTTGTGTTTTCGGACGAGAAGACCTTTGCCTTGCGCGTGAAGGGGGACAGCATGATCGGCGCCGGTATCATGCCGGACGATCTGGTCCTGGTGCGCAAGCAGTCGATCGCCAAGACCGGAGAAACGGTTGTGGCGATGGTGGGCGAAGAGGCCACGGTCAAGTCTCTGAGGAAGAGAGACCAGAGTTATTATCTGGAGCCCGCCAACCCGAAATACGACCCCATCCCGGTGGATGACAACGTTTCGATCGTCGGCAAGGTGATCAGCGTGGTCCGGCGTTTTCCCTGA